The following coding sequences are from one Onychomys torridus chromosome 16, mOncTor1.1, whole genome shotgun sequence window:
- the Znf740 gene encoding zinc finger protein 740 isoform X2 codes for MAQASLLACEGLAGVSLVPTAASKKMMLSQIASKQAENGERAGSPDVLRCSSQGHRKDSDKSRNRKDDDSLTEASHSKKTVKKVVVVEQNGSFQVKIPKNFICEHCFGAFRSSYHLKRHILIHTGEKPFECDVCDMRFIQKYHLERHKRVHSGEKPYQCERCHQCFSRTDRLLRHKRMCQGCQSKTSDGQFSL; via the exons GCAAGTCTTCTGGCTTGTGAAGGCCTAGCGGGTGTGAGTTTGGTTCCCACTGCAGCCAGCAAGAAGATGATGCTGAGCCAGATTGCCAGCAAGCAGGCCGAAAATGGCGAGCGGGCAGGTAGCCCTGATGTGCTGAGGTGCTCGAGTCAG GGCCACCGAAAAGACAGTGATAAATCCCGGAACCGCAAAGACGATGACAGCTTGACTGAGGCCTCTCATTCAAAAAAGACTGTTAAAAAG gtggtggtagtggaacAAAATGGCTCTTTCCAAGTCAAGATCCCCAAAAATTTCATCTGTGAACACTGCTTTGGAGCTTTTAGGAGCAGCTACCACCTCAAGAGGCACATCCTTATTCACACTG GTGAGAAACCATTTGAGTGTGATGTATGTGATATGCGTTTCATCCAGAAGTACCATCTTGAACGCCACAAGCGTGTACACAGTGGTGAAAAGCCTTACCAGTGTGAACGATGTCACCAG TGTTTTTCTCGGACAGACCGACTACTCAGACACAAACGGATGTGCCAAGGATGCCAGTCCAAGACATCTGATGGGCAGTTTTCTCTATAG
- the Znf740 gene encoding zinc finger protein 740 isoform X1 translates to MKEASLLACEGLAGVSLVPTAASKKMMLSQIASKQAENGERAGSPDVLRCSSQGHRKDSDKSRNRKDDDSLTEASHSKKTVKKVVVVEQNGSFQVKIPKNFICEHCFGAFRSSYHLKRHILIHTGEKPFECDVCDMRFIQKYHLERHKRVHSGEKPYQCERCHQCFSRTDRLLRHKRMCQGCQSKTSDGQFSL, encoded by the exons GCAAGTCTTCTGGCTTGTGAAGGCCTAGCGGGTGTGAGTTTGGTTCCCACTGCAGCCAGCAAGAAGATGATGCTGAGCCAGATTGCCAGCAAGCAGGCCGAAAATGGCGAGCGGGCAGGTAGCCCTGATGTGCTGAGGTGCTCGAGTCAG GGCCACCGAAAAGACAGTGATAAATCCCGGAACCGCAAAGACGATGACAGCTTGACTGAGGCCTCTCATTCAAAAAAGACTGTTAAAAAG gtggtggtagtggaacAAAATGGCTCTTTCCAAGTCAAGATCCCCAAAAATTTCATCTGTGAACACTGCTTTGGAGCTTTTAGGAGCAGCTACCACCTCAAGAGGCACATCCTTATTCACACTG GTGAGAAACCATTTGAGTGTGATGTATGTGATATGCGTTTCATCCAGAAGTACCATCTTGAACGCCACAAGCGTGTACACAGTGGTGAAAAGCCTTACCAGTGTGAACGATGTCACCAG TGTTTTTCTCGGACAGACCGACTACTCAGACACAAACGGATGTGCCAAGGATGCCAGTCCAAGACATCTGATGGGCAGTTTTCTCTATAG
- the Znf740 gene encoding zinc finger protein 740 isoform X3, with translation MMLSQIASKQAENGERAGSPDVLRCSSQGHRKDSDKSRNRKDDDSLTEASHSKKTVKKVVVVEQNGSFQVKIPKNFICEHCFGAFRSSYHLKRHILIHTGEKPFECDVCDMRFIQKYHLERHKRVHSGEKPYQCERCHQCFSRTDRLLRHKRMCQGCQSKTSDGQFSL, from the exons ATGATGCTGAGCCAGATTGCCAGCAAGCAGGCCGAAAATGGCGAGCGGGCAGGTAGCCCTGATGTGCTGAGGTGCTCGAGTCAG GGCCACCGAAAAGACAGTGATAAATCCCGGAACCGCAAAGACGATGACAGCTTGACTGAGGCCTCTCATTCAAAAAAGACTGTTAAAAAG gtggtggtagtggaacAAAATGGCTCTTTCCAAGTCAAGATCCCCAAAAATTTCATCTGTGAACACTGCTTTGGAGCTTTTAGGAGCAGCTACCACCTCAAGAGGCACATCCTTATTCACACTG GTGAGAAACCATTTGAGTGTGATGTATGTGATATGCGTTTCATCCAGAAGTACCATCTTGAACGCCACAAGCGTGTACACAGTGGTGAAAAGCCTTACCAGTGTGAACGATGTCACCAG TGTTTTTCTCGGACAGACCGACTACTCAGACACAAACGGATGTGCCAAGGATGCCAGTCCAAGACATCTGATGGGCAGTTTTCTCTATAG
- the Itgb7 gene encoding integrin beta-7 isoform X1, whose protein sequence is MVDKSTVLVFLLVLCGGESELDTKITSSEKATEWGDTDLPRTGSCQPAPSCQKCILSHPSCAWCKQLNFTASGEAEARRCARREELLARGCPEQELEEPRGHQEVLQDKPLSQGDRGEGATQLAPQRIRVTLRPGEPQKFRVRFLRAAGYPVDLYYLMDLSYSMKDDLERVRQLGHALLVRLQEVTHSVRIGFGSFVDKTVLPFVSTVPSKLHHPCPSRLERCQPPFSFHHVLSLTGDAQAFEREVGRQNVSGNLDSPEGGFDAILQAALCQEQIGWRNVSRLLVFTSDDTFHTAGDGKLGGIFMPSDGRCHLDSNGVYVHSAEFDYPSVGQIAQALTAANIQPIFAVTSPTLPVYQELSQLIPKSAVGELSEDSGNVVQLIMDAYDSLSSTVTLEHSSLPPGANISFESHCRGSEKREGEAGDRGQCSNIRVNQTVDFWVTLQVTQCLPEPHLLRLWALGFSEELTVELHTLCDCNCSDTQPHAPHCSDGQGDLQCGICSCAPGRLGQLCECSEAELSSPDLESGCRAPNGTGPLCSGKGRCQCGRCSCNGQSSGRLCECDDASCERHEGILCGGFGHCQCGVCHCHTNRTGRACECSENVDGCVSPEGGFCSGHGHCRCNRCQCQDGYYGALCDQCLGCKSPCEQYRDCAECAAFGTGPLAANCSVACADVNVTLALVPNLDDGWCKERTLDSQLFFFLVENVAGGVTLRVRPHEKGADHTRAIILGCIGGIVAVGLGLVLAYRLSVEIYDRREYSRFEKEKQQLSWKQDSNPLYKSAITTTINPRFQGTNAPGPSL, encoded by the exons ATGGTGGATAAATCAACTGTTCTCGTTTTCCTGCTGGTTCTGTGTGGAGGTGAGAGTGAGTTGGATACCAAGATCACATCTTCAGAGAAGGCCACAGAATGGGGGGATACTGACTTGCCTCGGACAGgatcctgccagccagctccttCCTGCCAGAAGTGCATCCTGTCACATCCCAGCTGTGCCTGGTGCAAACAACTG AACTTCACCGCctccggggaggcagaggcacggcGCTGCGCGCGGCGAGAGGAGCTACTGGCCCGCGGGTGCCCCGAGCAGGAACTGGAGGAGCCGCGCGGCCACCAGGAGGTGCTGCAGGACAAGCCGCTCAGCCAGGGAGACCGTGGCGAGGGGGCCACCCAGCTGGCCCCGCAGCGGATCCGGGTCACGCTGCGACCAG GGGAACCACAGAAATTCCGGGTCCGCTTTCTCCGAGCTGCGGGATACCCGGTGGACCTCTATTACCTTATGGACCTGAGCTACTCAATGAAGGATGACCTGGAACGCGTGCGCCAGCTCGGGCACGCCCTGCTGGTCCGGTTGCAGGAGGTCACCCATTCTGTGCGCATAG GTTTTGGCTCCTTCGTGGACAAAACAGTGCTGCCCTTTGTAAGCACAGTGCCCTCCAAGCTTCACCATCCGTGTCCCAGCCGCCTGGAGCGCTGTCAACCTCCCTTCAGCTTCCACCATGTGCTGTCCCTCACTGGGGACGCTCAAGCCTTTGAGAGAGAGGTGGGGCGCCAGAATGTCTCTGGCAACCTGGACTCGCCTGAAGGCGGCTTTGATGCCATTTTGCAGGCTGCCCTCTGCCAG GAGCAGATTGGCTGGAGAAATGTGTCCCGACTTCTGGTGTTCACTTCAGACGACACATTCCACACAGCTGGGGATGGGAAATTGGGTGGCATTTTCATGCCTAGTGATGGGCGCTGCCATTTGGACAGCAATGGCGTCTATGTCCACAGTGCAGAGTTT GACTACCCCTCTGTGGGTCAAATAGCCCAGGCCCTCACTGCAGCGAACATCCAGCCTATATTTGCTGTGACCAGCCCAACACTGCCAGTTTATCAG GAGCTGAGCCAGCTGATTCCCAAGTCTGCTGTTGGCGAGCTGAGTGAAGACTCTGGCAATGTGGTGCAGCTCATCATGGATGCTTATGAT AGCCTGTCATCCACTGTGACTCTTGAACACTCCTCACTCCCTCCTGGAGCCAACATCTCTTTTGAATCTCACTGTAGGGGttctgagaagagggagggtGAGGCTGGGGACCGGGGACAGTGCAGTAACATCCGAGTCAACCAGACG GTAGACTTCTGGGTTACTCTTCAAGTCACTCAGTGCCTCCCAGAGCCTCATCTCCTACGGCTCTGGGCCCTTGGCTTCTCAGAAGAGTTAACTGTGGAGTTACACACACTGTGCGACTGTAACTGTAGTGACACCCAGCCCCACGCTCCCCACTGCAGCGATGGCCAGGGGGACCTTCAGTGCGGGATATGCAG CTGTGCCCCTGGCCGCCTTGGTCAGCTGTGTGAGTGCTCTGAGGCGGAACTGTCCTCCCCAGATCTGGAATCTGGCTGCCGGGCCCCCAATGGGACAGGGCCTCTCTGCAGCGGGAAGGGGCGATGCCAGTGTGGACGGTGCAGCTGCAACGGACAGAGCTCTGGGCGTCTGTGCGAGTGTGATGATGCCAGCTGTGAACGGCACGAGGGCATCCTCTGCGGAG GCTTTGGACACTGCCAATGTGGAGTGTGCCACTGTCACACCAACCGCACCGGCAGAGCGTGTGAGTGCAGTGAGAATGTGGACGGTTGTGTCAGTCCTGAAGGAGGGTTCTGCAGTGGGCATGGACACTGCAGATGCAACCGTTGCCAGTGCCAGGATGGCTACTACGGAGCCCTGTGTGACCAGTGTCTAGGCTGCAAGTCACCATGTGAGCAATACAG GGATTGTGCGGAATGTGCCGCCTTTGGCACTGGTCCCCTGGCAGCCAACTGCAGCGTGGCCTGTGCCGATGTGAATGTGACCTTGGCCTTGGTCCCTAATTTGGATGATGGCTGGTGCAAAGAGAGGACACTGGACAGCCAGCTGTTCTTCTTCCTGGTGGAGAATGTGGCTGGAGGAGTCACCCTGAGAGTGAGACCCCACGAGA AGGGAGCAGACCACACCCGTGCCATCATACTGGGCTGCATAGGTGGCATCGTGGCAGTGGGACTAGGGCTAGTCCTGGCTTACCGGCTCTCCGTGGAAATCTATGATCGCCGGGAGTACAGCCGCTttgagaaggagaagcagcagctgagCTGGAAGCAG GACAGCAATCCTCTCTACAAAAGTGCCATCACAACCACTATCAACCCCCGCTTCCAAGGGACAAACGCTCCGGGTCCCTCTCTCTGA
- the Itgb7 gene encoding integrin beta-7 isoform X2, whose translation MVDKSTVLVFLLVLCGGESELDTKITSSEKATEWGDTDLPRTGSCQPAPSCQKCILSHPSCAWCKQLNFTASGEAEARRCARREELLARGCPEQELEEPRGHQEVLQDKPLSQGDRGEGATQLAPQRIRVTLRPGEPQKFRVRFLRAAGYPVDLYYLMDLSYSMKDDLERVRQLGHALLVRLQEVTHSVRIGFGSFVDKTVLPFVSTVPSKLHHPCPSRLERCQPPFSFHHVLSLTGDAQAFEREVGRQNVSGNLDSPEGGFDAILQAALCQDYPSVGQIAQALTAANIQPIFAVTSPTLPVYQELSQLIPKSAVGELSEDSGNVVQLIMDAYDSLSSTVTLEHSSLPPGANISFESHCRGSEKREGEAGDRGQCSNIRVNQTVDFWVTLQVTQCLPEPHLLRLWALGFSEELTVELHTLCDCNCSDTQPHAPHCSDGQGDLQCGICSCAPGRLGQLCECSEAELSSPDLESGCRAPNGTGPLCSGKGRCQCGRCSCNGQSSGRLCECDDASCERHEGILCGGFGHCQCGVCHCHTNRTGRACECSENVDGCVSPEGGFCSGHGHCRCNRCQCQDGYYGALCDQCLGCKSPCEQYRDCAECAAFGTGPLAANCSVACADVNVTLALVPNLDDGWCKERTLDSQLFFFLVENVAGGVTLRVRPHEKGADHTRAIILGCIGGIVAVGLGLVLAYRLSVEIYDRREYSRFEKEKQQLSWKQDSNPLYKSAITTTINPRFQGTNAPGPSL comes from the exons ATGGTGGATAAATCAACTGTTCTCGTTTTCCTGCTGGTTCTGTGTGGAGGTGAGAGTGAGTTGGATACCAAGATCACATCTTCAGAGAAGGCCACAGAATGGGGGGATACTGACTTGCCTCGGACAGgatcctgccagccagctccttCCTGCCAGAAGTGCATCCTGTCACATCCCAGCTGTGCCTGGTGCAAACAACTG AACTTCACCGCctccggggaggcagaggcacggcGCTGCGCGCGGCGAGAGGAGCTACTGGCCCGCGGGTGCCCCGAGCAGGAACTGGAGGAGCCGCGCGGCCACCAGGAGGTGCTGCAGGACAAGCCGCTCAGCCAGGGAGACCGTGGCGAGGGGGCCACCCAGCTGGCCCCGCAGCGGATCCGGGTCACGCTGCGACCAG GGGAACCACAGAAATTCCGGGTCCGCTTTCTCCGAGCTGCGGGATACCCGGTGGACCTCTATTACCTTATGGACCTGAGCTACTCAATGAAGGATGACCTGGAACGCGTGCGCCAGCTCGGGCACGCCCTGCTGGTCCGGTTGCAGGAGGTCACCCATTCTGTGCGCATAG GTTTTGGCTCCTTCGTGGACAAAACAGTGCTGCCCTTTGTAAGCACAGTGCCCTCCAAGCTTCACCATCCGTGTCCCAGCCGCCTGGAGCGCTGTCAACCTCCCTTCAGCTTCCACCATGTGCTGTCCCTCACTGGGGACGCTCAAGCCTTTGAGAGAGAGGTGGGGCGCCAGAATGTCTCTGGCAACCTGGACTCGCCTGAAGGCGGCTTTGATGCCATTTTGCAGGCTGCCCTCTGCCAG GACTACCCCTCTGTGGGTCAAATAGCCCAGGCCCTCACTGCAGCGAACATCCAGCCTATATTTGCTGTGACCAGCCCAACACTGCCAGTTTATCAG GAGCTGAGCCAGCTGATTCCCAAGTCTGCTGTTGGCGAGCTGAGTGAAGACTCTGGCAATGTGGTGCAGCTCATCATGGATGCTTATGAT AGCCTGTCATCCACTGTGACTCTTGAACACTCCTCACTCCCTCCTGGAGCCAACATCTCTTTTGAATCTCACTGTAGGGGttctgagaagagggagggtGAGGCTGGGGACCGGGGACAGTGCAGTAACATCCGAGTCAACCAGACG GTAGACTTCTGGGTTACTCTTCAAGTCACTCAGTGCCTCCCAGAGCCTCATCTCCTACGGCTCTGGGCCCTTGGCTTCTCAGAAGAGTTAACTGTGGAGTTACACACACTGTGCGACTGTAACTGTAGTGACACCCAGCCCCACGCTCCCCACTGCAGCGATGGCCAGGGGGACCTTCAGTGCGGGATATGCAG CTGTGCCCCTGGCCGCCTTGGTCAGCTGTGTGAGTGCTCTGAGGCGGAACTGTCCTCCCCAGATCTGGAATCTGGCTGCCGGGCCCCCAATGGGACAGGGCCTCTCTGCAGCGGGAAGGGGCGATGCCAGTGTGGACGGTGCAGCTGCAACGGACAGAGCTCTGGGCGTCTGTGCGAGTGTGATGATGCCAGCTGTGAACGGCACGAGGGCATCCTCTGCGGAG GCTTTGGACACTGCCAATGTGGAGTGTGCCACTGTCACACCAACCGCACCGGCAGAGCGTGTGAGTGCAGTGAGAATGTGGACGGTTGTGTCAGTCCTGAAGGAGGGTTCTGCAGTGGGCATGGACACTGCAGATGCAACCGTTGCCAGTGCCAGGATGGCTACTACGGAGCCCTGTGTGACCAGTGTCTAGGCTGCAAGTCACCATGTGAGCAATACAG GGATTGTGCGGAATGTGCCGCCTTTGGCACTGGTCCCCTGGCAGCCAACTGCAGCGTGGCCTGTGCCGATGTGAATGTGACCTTGGCCTTGGTCCCTAATTTGGATGATGGCTGGTGCAAAGAGAGGACACTGGACAGCCAGCTGTTCTTCTTCCTGGTGGAGAATGTGGCTGGAGGAGTCACCCTGAGAGTGAGACCCCACGAGA AGGGAGCAGACCACACCCGTGCCATCATACTGGGCTGCATAGGTGGCATCGTGGCAGTGGGACTAGGGCTAGTCCTGGCTTACCGGCTCTCCGTGGAAATCTATGATCGCCGGGAGTACAGCCGCTttgagaaggagaagcagcagctgagCTGGAAGCAG GACAGCAATCCTCTCTACAAAAGTGCCATCACAACCACTATCAACCCCCGCTTCCAAGGGACAAACGCTCCGGGTCCCTCTCTCTGA